The Solanum dulcamara chromosome 6, daSolDulc1.2, whole genome shotgun sequence genome contains the following window.
tatcaataattgatttCACGGCTCGAATAAACAGATCTATTCgtaaaatcaaagaaaagtgtggtgttttgaaatttgaagCTCATAAAGGAAAGTGAACACAAAATTAAAGATTAGACAAGAAAATCTTTGTGATGGAAGAAACTCAATCTTTTAACTAAAAACCATAGTCACCTTCttatgtcaaaaaaaaaaaaatccacacAAAATATCTACACTGACATAGAAGATCAATCAATCTTCAATCTTTGTAGATATCTTCCCTCTCGAACCCATAATCTCATGATTGGAGGTAAAGGGTGTTTACCATCTAAACAACCCCTCTTATCgataaaaaaaaatcccaaatcaatacaaacaaaacaaaaattaaaaaaattgcacATATTCTTTACTAGGTTTAAAAGCAGATCTTGTTGAAAAATTAATAAACAAACCTGTTATTTGCATATTCATAGAGACGGCCGCGGCTTGAAAATACAATAAGGGAAACTTCAGCATCACACAGCACAGAAAGCTCATAAGCTTTTTTGAGTAGCCCATTTCTACGTTTGCAGAACGTAACTTGTCGATTCGTCGTATTTTCGATCCTTTTAATCTCAATctttcctcttcctcctcctccgcCTCCACCTGATTTCCTCAACTGAGAAGACGACTCATCAACAAGTAATTCTTCATTATTAGGAAACACCATCGTCTTCtatctaaaaattaaaaaaaaaaaaaaaactgaaaaaagcAAAACAAATATCGCGATCTCGTTAGCTAAATTACACACTCAATTAGGGAAATTATAATTAAATCTATAGTCTAAGGAAAAATAATTCCTTTGCTTATGTAGCATCCAAAAGAAGCAAAacaaaatttcttgattttttttttgtgatattTTGATCAGGAAATATAGCAAGGATAaagtaaagaaagaaagaaaatctaCCTAgagattttttatatttttttctttcgaaTTTGTTCCTATTTTGTATAGGTCTGAACAGGAGAGGTTGCAGAAAATGGAAGTGAGTTGAACAAGCAGAAGGATAGTTATAGATAGGAAAAAATTGGACCGTCCAACTAGAATACTACTTTTTTCAGTGTATGTCTATACACTACTAAACTATTCTTATTGTCCTAAGATTTTTTTTGAACGGGATAAAATAGTTAAACATTTCTTCTAATTAATGTTTATTATAGGATATGTAAAAGAGAATCATCAATAATAAAGACGGCATACCTAGTGTAGACCTACAAAGTAGGGTCTGGACGTACAAAAGAAAATCACCGATAATTTGATACAAATATTActagaaaataaagaattagCGACAGATAAAATTTCGTATCTAAACAGtaaaaaattcatattaatcCTATTTACCGACGGTTATATAGGAAAATTTAATTAGTTAGGATTTTTTTAGCGACGGATcatataagaaaatttaattagttAGAAACTTTTTAGCAATGGACTAATTAGGAATTATCAATAAATTTCTTAGCAAATTCCATCTTCTCTTGTGGTGTAAGTGAATATACCTTCCTTTTTTAATGTAGGTGTAGGTAATTAAGTGGTATTGACCTTtttttctatgcttctattgagtcgagggtctttcggaaatagccgtcctacattggtaggagtcaggtctgcgtatactttaccctccccagactccacgatgtggaatttcactgggttgttgttgttgaaaggAAATAGCAAAAAGAGGGTGTAAAATTTTAGATGTATAATTTGATCAAACTCCATTTAACTATGCATTTTTCTAAAAGTATGGGAAAAAGGGACAATGAGAGTCTCTTTTGAAAAGTGAAAACTAATAGAAATTGAGTAAGTTTGTTGTAAGTGCAGTCAACCTTCAGTTTAAAACTTTAAAGAGTGGAGAAATACAAAACTAGCAAAACCCTGTgtattgttgtttttttttcctttcaaattttgCAGCTGTAGAGCCTATATTCAAGCTGTTGTAGTCATTTTTGAGTTAtattttaactccttttgaagaaaaaaatggttAGGGGAGGAGATCACAAGGTGGGGATTGAACTCTGACAAATACAGTAAAAATTGAGGTAGTCAACTAACTAATCAACTAAGGTTTATCTATTTTTTGAGTTACTGGATtctaatttaataatttgtaCATGTTAAATGAGCTTTTTTGGACAAACCATGCTTGAACTAAAATTAATATGCTCTACTAATCGAATCCCCATCAGAGGTTGATCCACAATTTAAAGTGTTTTGGTTCacaatcaaatatttataaatattataatataaatataggaTATAAACAAAAGCTACTTGATTCTCGTGAACACGTAGCTAAGACATTGAATCCACCactaaccccccccccccaaccttCTACTCTATCTCTATCGTTGATCTCCCTGTGAGAGACTATTAACCATTGCTCAGACTTTTAAATATTGTGATTGAAATCTGTATTCGAATCCTCCAATAATACTAAAGCattatttgagaatttgacACGTTTTTTTAAGTCCGAACAAGATAGGTGCTTGAAATGATCAATCGAGATATCTCCCTACTCTGTATTAGCTCGCGTGACTGCTAAGAATGACAAACCTTTAGGCAACTAAATATTTTACTGACGGCGTAGTATAAATCCTAATTTATCAAATTCAGTAAATTTCAAATATCAGATGGTTGaattaagaaagaaataaaaaaaaacaaaaaaaatctccCATACCTAAAAGTACTTCTCTCTCTTGAATTATTAGATTATTATTCCTATGTGATGTCATATTCACCATCACCCATTACTCAATTCTTTTTTGGTAAAGGATAGGGGAAACCTCATGATACACTTTGCCACATTTCGTTACTATCTATCACTCTAGGGCCATACGTTGTGTGAGACTTTTTCATCTTGTGCAGACAAAATTTACTCCCACTaactatttttttcaattcacttttatttgtggTTGCTTCTTGagacataattaattaatttttgaaattaaattgaatattaatttaaattttagatatttgaagGCTATACGAAAAAATACTATAAGTTACAATTCTTCTTatattaatatgatgaaaaatacatcttaaaattttaatcaaaattcatacATGAGTTTGACTCTCAAAAAATGAAACGCAACAAGAAAAAATGAACGGATCGGAAAGTACATTGCATTAACGAATTAATTCCAATGAATACTAgacaattttaattaaaaattaaaatcctCCTTGTATTGACTAGTGGAGGTTTAATTAGGTTGTGACTCCCACCTGTAATTAATACCTTTTTTTATTAGGGTTTACTTTGTTACATTTAGAAAAGGCATCATATATTCTAAACTTAGATTCAAATTCTAAGtctaatctttaattttataatgCACCAGTAAGAACTTTAATTATTCAAcacttaaataaaaaaaaaatatctaagtCCCACAGACtttagagtcttatttatgtattatgcctttagGAAAACATAAGTTAGATTAGGTGAGTCTTTTTCACATGATTGAAAAGTTATTTGTATCCgatatttataataaattaataaataataaatacaaatttGTGTATGGACTTTCCTAacttaattatgatttttaaaaaatgcatGTTATATCACTTAACTATGGTAGGttgatataataattaataagtgTAATCGCCAAGTACATATAAGAATTTGCTGCTTCTCACAAACCACTTCCTCTCGTAGTTTTCTCATCATATTGAATGTATACGTAAACTCactcttttatttaaaagaacTAAGATCTCTTGGTCACTtattaaatgaataaaaaaaatgatcttttttttctccagatttttaatatataaaaataatataaaactaaaaacaaaataatatataagtgGCCTACAAAACCAATAATATCCCCtcttttccttatttgttcaattatttcattttatatttaCTCTGTCTTAGTAGCTCCTTTTTATTGCTTCCAATTTTGGATTTAATAAAATGAAGGAAGCTTGTTTAACATCTTAATTAGACTAACTTGgaacgtgtatatatatatatacatactatcTTAAAAGCATGAACTCTATAACTTAAATGTTAAATTACTTAAACACCCTTTCTATTAATCTAAATATTTAGTTAACATCTAATAAAAATACATCCGCTAACGAATAGAAGTAACCCTTCATATTCAAACTTGCTCCAGCCAAAAGTTGCGTTGTTTAATTTCattctttcacttttcaatcTTCTCCAATTGGTTGACGCAGTGAATGTCAAAATTAAACAAATTGTCAAAAGTTCTACGGTGTAGATATTGAGGATTTTCAAGACATTGATGAGATCTTATATGTTCTGGTCGGTCCCTGACCACTTTTAAATTGTTACCaatcatacatatatttttcatgTTGTTCCACTTAATCAAAGTTCacttgaataaaatatttttttaatagaagaTGACCTGTATCAACAACTAAAGTTTAAAGTGGAATCAAAATCTTAAGATAGTAAGTTCTAGATTctgtaatttaaatttttatccaACTTCATAGTCCTATACTTCCAAATTGTATGGCACAAATGTCAACATTTTGACATCAACGAGATGATGAGATATATACTAATGAATTGGATCATTCAAATGCTTCAACTTTTACTCGCAATGGAAGCAACATAAAAGCACGGAATGAACATTAATGGTTTGCATATTCTAAATAAAAGGTACTTCCTTCAATCACTTTAACTTGTCACTTTTGGATTGGACAAactcattaagaaaatattaattgacATGACTGTTTTACCACACTGTcctattaattgatgtttagtattagatcttgaaaaattatttgagaaTAAGTAATGTACTAAgggtaaaatattaaaaacaaatattttttcttgatatgttaaaaatgacaagtaaaaattaaaattaatttttgaaataatgaaCAAGGAAAAATGAATAGAGGGAATGGatcacaatttttattttagggAAAAGATAGTATTCCTACCGTGCTAATTTCAATCTTTTAGAAGCAAACTATAATAAGACAGAAGTTGGAGATTGGTCAGATGGCCACACTAATAGCATGCAAAATATAAGTGAGTCCTTCTAGCAGTGGGATGGCCACACTATTTTTTAGTACCTTCAAAATAGTAAAGATCATATTATTATAGGAGCGAATGATGCCCAACACACTATAGTATAGTATATCAGattcaatttcatattttatatcaaGACTTCTCAAACGCTGGCTCATGAGATAAAAAGATTGATGTAACTTTTGAATTTTCATAttctttatattatattgtatagAGGCACTGCTACTTTGTAATATTCCTAACATTTTGACTTTCTTTAAATTGGTTGTTTTTGCTTGGCGAAATAAAAAAATGCTtaaattttcacatttttttaatcACGATTGCTGCAATCGTCTATACAATTTGATGCATGCTTTATGGTGTTAGACAATAGAGTAGAATCTTTGAGTTGCACAAAATTTACTCAAAGAATTAACTGTGTGTAATAAATCTATATTAATCGTTACTGATTAATTTCTCAAGCTTActctaatttaaaatatttttattcttgCATCTTAGAGAATGTTCAAGATTAGTTATGAGCTCAACCAAATTACAACAGCAAGGGAACGGAAAACCATATAAAATGTACTTTAGAAAACCATATAAAATGTACTTTACATATAAATTGGGTTATGCAATAAGATGTGAACCTACTCATTTTCTGCTTGTATGGTCACAATAATAAGAAATGCATGCAAAGTTTTTACTACTTTATGTGATATATATTACTGGATTGCTTTGATTGAGTGTGGGAGTTCTCATGGTATTTGCTGAATAACTTAGGAGCTATAAATTGAGTTATGAAATTTTTTACAATCATATAAAGATGATTCAACTTAAATTTTTGCCAGCACATGATGTTGTGTAAGTTGATTTATATACTGTGTACAATGTGAAAAGTGATACATAGCCCAATTAATATGACGATTCAACATTAGTATTCACAAAAAATTGTCCTTACAATTTTATTGTAATTATTaactcaaaaaattattttaattatattgctATTATTTTACAAAGTTGTATACGGCATGATTTGACATAcacgaaatttaaaaaattcaataatcatgTACGTGTGAAGTGTGTTAAGATGTAGGTAAATTTGTAAAATTGTGTGTATTACCTTCACTAATGATGAAGGCTTCAATTTAGTGCTATATAAGAGGGCTATTGAGCTAGAAGGGTTTCAAATCTGGTTACAAAAATGGACTCTAGATTTTAAACCGGAGGAAGATATCCCTATAGTTCGTGTCTGGGTTCTTCTCCCTGGTCTGCCTTTTCATATGCATACCTGGAACTATGTCAAAcaaattataggggaggtggGGAAACCGATTGAACTTGATATAGCCACCAAAGCGATGAACAGACCTAGTATGGCTAAAGCAAGGGTGGGAATTGATTTATTGAAGCCTCTTGTCCATAACGTTTGGGTGGGAACTGAAGATGACAACACTCCTTTAAgagatttttctcaaaaaatcgAATATGAAAATATCCCCAAATTTTGTAAACATTGCAAAAAGCTTGGACATAATATGATCAATTGCAGAGTTCTAGAAAAGATAAATGAGACTGAAAAGAAAGAGGCACTACAAAAGGATCAACAAGGAACAAATCAACAACATCCAAGAAATCTGGAACAAGACAACAGGGAAACAAAGTTGCCTGAAGAAGCTGAAACAACTCCCAACAGAGGAAGGGAAATGCAAAATAAAAGGGAGACCAACACAGAAAAAACAAGAGGAAGAAGTGAACCCCCGAGGAAAGCTTATAAACCAACTGGAATTATCTTTTGGCTTGATAAACCTCATCCTACATCTACGACAGAGGTTCAAACCAATGTAGAGATCACAAagattaataataaaaacaaggCAAATAATCAGACCATCAGTCAACTTATGTCCTTCAAATGCAAATCTGATATGGTCAATAGTGACACTTCCCCtgcatcaaaagaaaagacttgGAACATGAGGTCGCTACTACTGAACAGATCAATGGAACAAGCGGTAAAGCGAAAGAGATTGTCGTTGAGAATAATATGAAGGAATGTAATCCAGGAAGCCTCATAGTGTCAGTCCCCAACAAAATCATACCCATTAAGAATATCAACGATCTCAGTATTGATATTTTTGATGGGGAATGGAAAGAAATTGTTAGCAGGAAAAACAAAGTGGGAACTCGCAAGAAAGCTAACACTCAAATTAGAAGACAACAAGCTGGAAGTATGAATGAATAGACGGCTGCCGATATTAATCAAAATAGCTTTGACAAGTTGATGGTGGAAGATGAGGAACAATTGGCAAGCACTTACAAAACTAGACTAAAAAGCAACAAGAATATCGACAATCATTACAAAGGTGAAGAACTAGACTCAAAGATGAATGGGCAGGTAGAACATCTTCAGAGGGTGAACAAGAAGACGACACTTCTGAGGAGTCTTCTGATGAGAAGggaaacaaacaagaaaaaggagaaatgAGCATCAACATCAAATGGAAAGACACCGATGGGTCTGATCAAGGAACTGGAAACCAATCTGAAGCTTGCTCCAGGGAAAATCAAACAAGCAGGATGGTTCGGAAGAAAAAAACTAATCCTGACGTGAAAAAGCAAAAAGGAAAATCACAAAAACCTTCTAAATTCGGTTTTCATGATTAGTATTCTCAATTGGAATATCAGGGGCATGAAGTCCCATGCCTCTACTGCGAGGCTCAAGTTTTTGATTGATAATCATAAAGTCTCTTTAGTAGCTATCCAAGAACCCTTCATAAAAGAGACTAAATTGAGATGTACGCGAATTGTCTTGGCATGCAAAACTGTTTTGCAAATTGTAGTAACAAAATTTGGATCTTTTGGAAACAAAAACTCAACTGTACAATCTATGCTAGTGAGGACCAAATCACAACTTGTAAGATTCAAAGTGAGGACCAAACTCTTTTTATCTCCATTGTTTATGCTAAATCAAAATCCTCTGGTAGAAAAGATCTCTGGATGTACATGAGAGTTCTGGCCTCTGTCATCAACCATCCTTGGGCTATTACAGGTGATTTCAACTGTATTTTAAGCATGGAAGAAAAGCTTGGGGGCATACCACACACGTTAAGTAAGAGTATAGCCTTCATGGAATGTCTAAATAACTGTGCACTTTCAGACATTGAAGATACAGGTAGTAATTTTACTTGGTGTAATGAAAGAAGTGGTAAGGACATCATTTGGAAAAGATTAGACATAATGGTATGCAACATTATGTGGGGTGATTGTTTCTCCCATAGTAATGTGCACCATTTGCCTAGAGTAGGATCTGATCATTGTCCTTTGCTCATTAATTTTGGCAATATCATTGACCATCACACCAAATATTTTAGATTCCTAAATTTTTGGACTAACTTTGATGACTTCCTTGATGTAGTTAGGAAAAGTTGATTTTCTCAATTAGATGACAATATTTTTTGGCAGgttcatcataaaataaagaTGACTAGTAAAGGTTTGAGTCATTAGTCTAAAATCAAGATTGGAAATATCTTTGAGAAGTCTAAACATCTGGAGAAGGAGGCAGAACAAAGCGAAGAAAAGTACATGAATTCTATGGATCCCATTGACAGAATAAACATGAATAGAATAAAAGCTTAGAACCTAGAGGGTGATGAAAACACTAGATGCTTTCACTCCATCGTTAATCCAAACGGAACTTTGTCCAGATCCAAAGAgttaaaatagatgaaaattggATCGATGGGGATGATAACATTGACATTGCTGTTATAGAGTTTTACCATGACTTGTTCTCTCATGGAAAAAATAGAGTAGATGATAGGTTGCTGGACCTCATCCCTAAATGCATTAGTGAACAAGACAACCAGATCCTAATCAAAGATCCTACTACAGAGGAAATCAAAGAAGTTGTTTTTAGTATTAACTCCTATAGCTCTCCTGGACCTGATGGTTTCAGTGGGCTTTTCTCCCAAAAAGCTTGGGGCATAATTGGTGAAGATATTACTCAGCTTGTCAAAATAGTGTTGAATGGACAAAAAATGTTCAAGTACTTCACAAACACCTGATTGATTCTCATTCCTAAAGTGGAGTCTCCTCAGTCCTTCTCCGAATTCAGACCCATCAACCTTAGCAATGTAACTAACAAAATTGTCTCCAAAATAATGAATTATGGGCTTCCCAATATTCTTCTTAAGATCACCTCGCTCAATCAAAGTGGATTCATTAAAGGTAGAACTATAGGAGAGAATGTTCTTTTGGCTCAAAAAATTATTCATGAGATCAAGACCAAGAATAAAGGGGGCAATGTTATATTCAAGATTGACATGAACAAAGCTTACGGCAGGATGTCCTGACAATTTGTTTGCATTGTTATGAAAAGAATGGGTTTTGATTATAGATGGATCCATAATGTGTGGAATATCCTTCCAATAATTGGTATATCATTACATTAACGATAAGAGACATGATTTTTTTCAATCCAAAAGAGAATTTAAACAAGGCGATCCTATTTCACCTTTTCTATTCATTATTGCTGTCAAAACTCTTTCTCTAATGTTGAATAACTTGTATAAAAATCCTTCTTTCCATGGATTTAGCATGGATACCATTGGACCAAGGATCAATCACTTAGCTTACGCTgatgatttaattattttttgttcagGTAAAACCAAAATTTGGAGCTCATTATAGATTGTCTAAGAAAGTATGAAGAATCCTCTGGACAACAGATGAATAAGGGGAAGAACTGCTTCATAATGGATAAAGATATCTCTATTTAAAGAATCAACATTGTTTCCAGAATTCTTGCAGTCAAAAATGAAGAATTTCCAATCACCTATCTGGGATGTCCGTTATTCActaggaaaaagaaaaatgaatattttacaGAAATGGCCACAAAGATCATTAAAAAGATTGGTTATTGATAATGCTAAAGGCTCTCAGCAGGGGGGGTAAGATTACGCTTATTAAGCATCTTTTGAATACTATGtctatttatcttttattaatGTGTCAGCCCACAAAAACAATCATATATGATAAACCTAATAGAGCACTGTGCTGAGGTTTATACctctttttgttgatttttggGAGCTTATATAGAAATCCTACTTTGGTATATAGAATGGGGGTTGTCCCACTCTAATAGGTATGAGGAGTTTCCCTCCCCTTCTTGTACTTCTTGTGGTATTAATAAAAAGCAAAAAATTaactagaaaaaaaaacaacaaaatactTTCAATTTCTTCCTGATTGTCCTTAAGATTCCAAAAACAATCGAtggaaattaattaatatttctgAACCAACAGTCCAACACCATGAAAGTCAAATTTGTGGCGTGGgtaatttctaattaatttgCTAAATCTCtggacaaaaaataaaaaaatagtaattttaacaAATTCAAAGAGGGCGTTTTTACCAAATATTACAAAGTCCTATAATTTAATCTTGTCATTTTAACTAATTGTATTATAGAATttcaaagaaataataaaacaaaatcAGTCGCAACTTAGAAGTAGGGTCCTgttaaccatatgcaagctaccATGGTTAATAATTTGTTAGAAGTTAGTTGAAGTTTGTTAGATGTTAGTTGTAGGTTGATAGTGACTTGTAACTAACTACTCAAACTTTATAAATGCAACTCACTCACACCACATGAAGGGTGAGAGTGTGTATGCACAATGTGACTATTGATAGCAATGTgatcttctctctttctctctttttctctgcAACATCTcctctgcttcttcttcttctgctgCATCTGTAACTTCTTTACTTCGACTTCCATTTTTTCTTCTCGTCTAACTCATCTTGATTCATATAGTCGTCTAACAAGACTCCATCACTGAagttatcatggtatcagagcatttgGTAAGTTCCTAGAACTGGAACAAGCAGTTAAgtactgaaagaagaaaaaaaaaatgagaagtgcAGGTGCTCATCTTTGAAAGGTGTTTGAGTCGCAGTCAATTTTCAGCATTCTCAGTTTCGAAGCAAGTTCAATGGTGAATCTAGGTGAAGCTGTAACTAGAACACTAGGTGCTGAGAACTTCAACTCAAACACAGCAGCATCTGAGCTGGTAATACCAAATATTGACCACAATCATCCTCTCTTCTTGCATCAAAATGATACTCCAGGTAGCTCATTAATTTCTCTTCAACTATTTGGTTCAGAGAACTATGCAATCTGGAGTAGATCAATGAGAATTGGATTAATAGGCAAGAGTAAACTTGGATTCATTGATGGTAGATATCCTAAGTCTAAGTTTGGACCTGAGTTTTCTGATGCTTGGGAGAAGTGTAATGCTGTAATCCTCTCTTGGATTATGAATGCAGTTCGACCAGGATTGCTGGGGACTGTGGTGTATGGAGGAGATGCACACAAGGTTTGGTGTGATCTAAAGGAAAGGTTCGACAAGATAAATGGAGCTCATGTATATCAACTCCATAAAGAAATTCATGGTCTAAGTCAGGGAACCATGTCAGTTTCAGATTATTTTACAAAACTCAAAGGCTTGTGGAAtgaatatgattcaattatgccTTGTCCAGGTTGTTCATGTCCTGAGTCTAAGAAGTTTCAAGATCATTATGAGTATCAAAGGTTACTAGAGTTCCTAATGGGATTAAATGAAACCTACTCTGCAGTTAGAGGACAGATTTTGATGCAGTCTCCAACTCCAAATCTTAACAAAGTCTTTTCCCTTGTCATGGTTCATGAAAGTCAAAGGAATATAGCACACACTAACTATGAATCATGCCTTCCTAAACTGATGGAAAGTACTGCATTGTTTAGCCAAAAAGGGAGTGGTCATAGTGTTGGTAATGGAAATTCTGGTCATCAACCTGGTGGAGGTGGTGG
Protein-coding sequences here:
- the LOC129891847 gene encoding uncharacterized protein LOC129891847, whose amino-acid sequence is MNRPSMAKARVGIDLLKPLVHNVWVGTEDDNTPLRDFSQKIEYENIPKFCKHCKKLGHNMINCRVLEKINETEKKEALQKDQQGTNQQHPRNLEQDNRETKLPEEAETTPNRGREMQNKRETNTEKTRGRSEPPRKAYKPTGIIFWLDKPHPTSTTEVQTNVEITKINNKNKANNQTISQLMSFKCKSDMVNSDTSPASKEKTWNMRSLLLNRSMEQAVKRKRLSLRII